The window CACTGAGCTACTTTTTATTGCAGCGGAAGCTACAGGGGGAGCCTGCTCTGGAAAATGTACCTATTGTCCTGGTTCTTCACACCGCCCAGTATCAGGCACGACGGGTTAATGGCTTTCCCGAGTACCGGTTGCCGGTCTGGTGGGTGGGCTGTCTGGAGAAGTGGTGCATCTTGGCTGCCGACGGCATTGTTGCCCCTAGCCAATTTATCCTCGAAAAGACCCAGACGGAGCTGAAAACCGCCCTAAACCAAGCAGCAGTTATACCTTACCCCTTAACCCTGGACCTCCAACAATTGATACCGATACCTACTCCTGGGGACGTTGTCTACTTTGGGCGTTATGAAGTGCGCAAGGG of the Gloeomargarita sp. SRBZ-1_bins_9 genome contains:
- a CDS encoding glycosyltransferase family 4 protein, whose product is MNIFILTSELYPLAGGIANYVKNFSEALVRAGHQVVVFGFTEDANHHRETTINGVRIVRLEKNLLSFPYTHMSEGIGQSYQMAEAVIEYIQKQGKPDVIESQECLALSYFLLQRKLQGEPALENVPIVLVLHTAQYQARRVNGFPEYRLPVWWVGCLEKWCILAADGIVAPSQFILEKTQTELKTALNQAAVIPYPLTLDLQQLIPIPTPGDVVYFGRYEVRKG